A stretch of the Streptomyces sp. NBC_00654 genome encodes the following:
- a CDS encoding SGNH/GDSL hydrolase family protein: protein MELNATYTSLVAVGDSFTEGMSDLLADGTYRGWADVLASRLAARSPGFRYANLAVRGKLIGQIVDEQVGPAAAMDADVITLVGGLNDTLRPKCDMGMVRGRLEEAVERLAPSCKHLVLMRSPGRDGPVMERFRPRMEELFSLVGDLADRHGALVVDLYGAPSLGDPRMWDVDRLHLTAEGHRRVAEAVWQTLGLPAEHDWQSPVPATPPPRWATRRADDLRFARQHLAPWIGRRLTGRSSGDGRTGAQFSAETGKAFWITPEDASDPGPVTGWRRTDESGS, encoded by the coding sequence ATGGAATTGAATGCCACCTACACCAGTCTTGTCGCGGTCGGCGACTCGTTCACCGAGGGCATGTCGGACTTGCTGGCCGACGGCACGTACCGCGGCTGGGCCGATGTCCTCGCCTCCCGGCTCGCGGCCCGGTCCCCCGGATTCCGGTACGCCAATCTCGCCGTACGCGGAAAGCTGATCGGTCAGATCGTCGACGAGCAGGTGGGCCCCGCGGCCGCCATGGACGCGGATGTGATCACCCTGGTGGGCGGTCTCAACGACACACTGCGGCCCAAGTGCGACATGGGCATGGTGCGCGGACGGCTCGAAGAAGCGGTGGAGCGGCTGGCCCCGTCCTGCAAGCACCTGGTCCTCATGCGCAGCCCCGGCCGCGACGGCCCGGTGATGGAGCGCTTCCGTCCTCGCATGGAGGAACTGTTCTCCCTGGTCGGCGACCTGGCCGACCGGCACGGGGCACTCGTGGTGGATCTCTACGGTGCGCCGTCGCTCGGCGATCCCCGGATGTGGGACGTCGACCGGCTGCACCTCACGGCCGAAGGACACCGCAGGGTGGCCGAGGCGGTCTGGCAGACGCTGGGCCTGCCTGCCGAGCACGACTGGCAGTCGCCCGTACCGGCGACGCCGCCGCCCCGCTGGGCGACGCGTCGGGCCGACGATCTGCGCTTCGCCCGGCAGCATCTGGCGCCCTGGATCGGGCGGCGGCTCACGGGCCGGTCGTCCGGGGACGGCCGGACGGGAGCGCAGTTCAGCGCCGAAACGGGCAAGGCCTTCTGGATCACGCCCGAGGACGCCTCGGATCCGGGCCCGGTGACGGGGTGGCGCCGGACGGACGAGTCCGGAAGCTGA
- the purB gene encoding adenylosuccinate lyase: protein MTAVSAKPRIPNVLAGRYASTELAVLWSPEQKVKLERQLWLAVLRAQKDLGIEVPDAALADYERVLDQVDLASIAEREKVTRHDVKARIEEFNALAGHEQVHKGMTSRDLTENVEQLQIRLSLELMRDRTVAVLARLGKLAGEYRELVIAGRSHNVAAQATTLGKRFATAADELLVAYGRLEDLLGRYPLRGIKGPVGTAQDMLDLLGGDAGKLADLEQRIAGHLGFAQAFTSVGQVYPRSLDYDVVTALVQLAAAPSSVAKTIRLMAGHELVTEGFKPGQVGSSAMPHKMNTRSCERVNGLMVILRGYASMTGELAGDQWNEGDVSCSVVRRVALPDAFFAFDGLLETFLTVLDEFGAFPAVVARELDRYLPFLATTKVLMGAVRAGVGREVAHEAIKENAVASALAMREQGAERNELLDKLAADERIPLDRAQLDALMADKLSFTGAAGDQVTALVSRIEDITKQHPEAAAYTPGSIL, encoded by the coding sequence GTGACTGCTGTGTCTGCGAAGCCTCGCATCCCCAATGTCCTGGCCGGCCGCTACGCCTCCACGGAGCTGGCCGTCCTCTGGTCCCCCGAGCAGAAGGTGAAGCTGGAGCGTCAGCTGTGGCTGGCGGTGCTGCGCGCTCAGAAGGACCTCGGGATCGAGGTGCCCGACGCGGCCCTCGCCGACTACGAGCGCGTCCTCGACCAGGTCGACCTGGCCTCGATCGCCGAACGCGAGAAGGTCACGCGGCACGACGTGAAGGCCCGGATCGAGGAGTTCAACGCCCTCGCCGGCCACGAGCAGGTCCACAAGGGCATGACGTCCCGGGACCTGACCGAGAACGTCGAACAGCTCCAGATCCGGCTCTCGCTGGAGCTCATGCGCGACCGGACGGTGGCCGTCCTGGCGCGTCTGGGCAAGCTGGCGGGCGAGTACCGCGAGCTGGTCATCGCGGGGCGTTCCCACAACGTCGCCGCTCAGGCGACGACCCTCGGCAAGCGCTTCGCGACGGCCGCGGACGAGCTACTGGTGGCGTACGGACGGCTGGAGGACCTGCTGGGCCGCTACCCCCTGCGCGGCATCAAGGGCCCGGTCGGCACGGCGCAGGACATGCTCGACCTGCTGGGCGGGGACGCCGGGAAGCTCGCCGACCTCGAACAGCGCATCGCCGGGCACCTCGGCTTCGCCCAGGCCTTCACCTCGGTCGGTCAGGTCTATCCCCGCTCGCTCGACTACGACGTGGTGACCGCGCTGGTACAGCTGGCCGCGGCGCCCTCCTCGGTGGCGAAGACGATCCGGCTGATGGCGGGCCACGAGCTGGTCACCGAGGGCTTCAAGCCCGGTCAGGTCGGCTCGTCCGCCATGCCGCACAAGATGAACACCCGCTCCTGCGAGCGTGTGAACGGCCTGATGGTCATCCTGCGCGGCTACGCCTCGATGACGGGCGAGCTGGCCGGTGACCAGTGGAACGAGGGCGATGTGTCCTGTTCCGTGGTCCGCCGGGTGGCCCTGCCCGATGCCTTCTTCGCGTTCGACGGTCTGCTGGAGACGTTCCTGACCGTGCTCGACGAGTTCGGCGCGTTCCCCGCGGTCGTGGCCCGGGAGCTGGACCGCTACCTGCCGTTCCTGGCCACCACCAAGGTCCTCATGGGTGCTGTCCGGGCCGGGGTGGGCCGCGAGGTCGCCCACGAGGCCATCAAGGAGAACGCGGTCGCCTCCGCTCTGGCGATGCGGGAGCAGGGCGCGGAGCGCAACGAGCTGCTGGACAAGCTCGCCGCCGACGAGCGCATCCCGCTCGACCGGGCACAGCTCGACGCGCTGATGGCCGACAAGCTCTCGTTCACCGGCGCGGCGGGCGACCAGGTCACCGCGCTGGTGTCCCGGATCGAGGACATCACCAAGCAGCACCCGGAGGCCGCGGCCTACACCCCCGGCTCCATCCTCTGA
- the mug gene encoding G/U mismatch-specific DNA glycosylase, giving the protein MTPEELRAARDRIVPDVVTGGLRVLFCGINPSLTTAVTGHHFAHPGNRFWPVLHLSGFTPRRLMPSEQGELLNHGLGITNVVARATARADELGAEEFREGGRILAEKTERLAPLWLAVVGVTAYRTAFGERKAHIGPQDRTIGGARVWALPNPSGLNAHWTVRTMADEYARLREATRSTPPAAGNPTPDG; this is encoded by the coding sequence ATGACACCCGAGGAGCTCAGGGCCGCTCGTGACCGCATCGTTCCCGATGTGGTCACGGGCGGCCTGCGGGTGCTGTTCTGCGGCATCAACCCCAGCCTGACCACCGCCGTCACGGGCCACCACTTCGCCCACCCCGGCAACCGCTTCTGGCCGGTGCTCCATCTCTCGGGCTTCACACCCCGCAGGCTGATGCCCTCCGAGCAGGGCGAGTTGCTGAACCACGGTCTGGGCATCACCAACGTGGTGGCGCGGGCCACGGCTCGGGCGGACGAACTCGGGGCCGAAGAATTCCGTGAAGGTGGCAGGATCCTGGCCGAGAAGACGGAGCGCCTGGCACCGTTGTGGCTCGCCGTGGTCGGTGTCACGGCCTATCGCACGGCCTTCGGCGAGCGCAAGGCCCATATCGGCCCGCAGGACCGGACGATCGGTGGTGCCCGCGTATGGGCTCTGCCCAACCCCAGTGGCCTCAACGCCCACTGGACCGTCCGGACCATGGCGGACGAGTACGCCCGTCTCCGCGAAGCCACCCGTTCGACCCCACCCGCCGCCGGAAACCCGACACCTGACGGCTGA
- a CDS encoding ABC transporter permease, with amino-acid sequence MSPTAVLHSEWIKVRSLRSISGSLSAVFLVTLAITVLTFAIDGGADADSADADPVFDALYALNFGQMAAISFGATALSSEFVNGALRISLSAVPRRGLFYAAKMTVVGGSALGVGLATSFAAFLAGQLFMGEDAIGLGHPGALRAVFGGGVYLALMALFAAGLAALLRSAVAVLSLLIPFILIASFVIGDIAGEAAQYLPDRAGQLVLHGSPDGSIGPWAGLAVTAAWTAAALVAGWCAVRNRDA; translated from the coding sequence ATGTCCCCGACCGCAGTGCTCCACTCCGAGTGGATCAAAGTCAGATCGCTGCGCTCCATCTCCGGCTCGCTGTCAGCGGTGTTCCTCGTCACGCTCGCCATCACCGTGCTGACCTTCGCCATCGACGGCGGGGCGGATGCGGACAGCGCGGATGCGGACCCGGTGTTCGACGCCCTCTATGCCCTGAACTTCGGGCAGATGGCAGCCATCAGCTTCGGTGCGACGGCACTCTCCTCGGAGTTCGTCAATGGTGCCCTGCGGATATCGCTGTCGGCGGTCCCGCGCCGTGGACTCTTCTACGCGGCCAAGATGACTGTCGTGGGCGGGTCGGCCCTCGGCGTGGGGCTGGCCACCAGCTTTGCGGCGTTCCTGGCGGGACAGCTCTTCATGGGGGAGGACGCGATCGGCCTGGGGCATCCGGGCGCGTTGAGGGCGGTGTTCGGAGGTGGTGTCTATCTCGCGCTGATGGCCCTGTTCGCGGCAGGACTGGCGGCGCTGCTCCGCAGTGCGGTGGCCGTGCTCAGTCTTCTCATACCCTTCATCCTGATCGCCTCCTTCGTGATCGGGGACATCGCCGGGGAAGCGGCCCAGTATCTGCCGGACCGAGCGGGGCAGCTGGTGCTCCACGGGAGTCCGGACGGAAGCATCGGCCCATGGGCGGGGCTGGCGGTGACGGCAGCCTGGACCGCGGCCGCTCTGGTGGCGGGCTGGTGCGCCGTACGGAATCGGGACGCCTGA
- a CDS encoding ATP-binding cassette domain-containing protein: MTTIDVHGLTKDYGTTRAVDRLTFSVRPGRVTGFLGPNGAGKSTTMRLVLGLDRPSGGTATIDGQAYAALSAPLHRVGALLDAQSAHGSRTARNHLLVLATSNGIAAARVEAVLAEVGLAQVGGKRIRTFSLGMRQRLGIAAALLGDPDVVMLDEPSNGLDPEGIVWIRELMKRLAREGRTVLVSSHLMNETSSFADHLVVLGRGRLLVDMPMREFLDSRSRPRVRLRTSEPGRLQDVLTRKGHVPERNDDGRWTVEGVTAEEIGTLASFEGIPLFELIDERPTLEQAYLGLTADEAEFAAGTVSTADRQEA; encoded by the coding sequence ATGACCACCATCGACGTCCACGGACTCACCAAGGACTACGGCACCACCCGTGCCGTGGACCGTCTCACGTTCAGCGTGCGACCAGGCCGGGTCACCGGATTCCTCGGCCCGAACGGCGCGGGCAAGTCCACCACCATGCGGCTCGTCCTCGGCCTGGACCGGCCCTCCGGCGGAACGGCCACCATAGACGGCCAGGCGTACGCGGCGCTCAGCGCTCCGCTGCACCGCGTCGGCGCGCTGCTCGACGCCCAGTCGGCTCACGGCTCGCGGACTGCCCGCAACCACTTGCTCGTGCTCGCCACGAGCAACGGCATAGCTGCCGCACGGGTGGAGGCCGTGCTGGCGGAAGTCGGCCTCGCTCAGGTCGGGGGAAAGCGGATCAGGACGTTCTCCCTCGGCATGCGCCAGCGCCTCGGGATCGCGGCGGCGCTGCTCGGGGACCCGGACGTGGTCATGCTGGACGAGCCGTCCAACGGACTTGATCCGGAAGGCATCGTCTGGATCCGCGAACTGATGAAGAGGCTGGCCCGTGAGGGCCGCACGGTTCTGGTCTCCAGCCACCTCATGAACGAGACATCGTCCTTCGCCGACCACTTGGTGGTGCTCGGCAGAGGCAGGCTCCTCGTCGACATGCCGATGCGGGAGTTCCTCGACTCTCGCAGCCGGCCCCGGGTGCGGCTGCGTACCTCCGAACCCGGCAGGCTTCAGGACGTGCTGACGCGCAAGGGCCATGTACCCGAGCGGAACGATGACGGACGTTGGACGGTCGAGGGTGTCACGGCCGAGGAGATAGGCACGCTGGCTTCCTTTGAAGGCATCCCCCTCTTCGAACTCATCGACGAGCGGCCGACCTTGGAACAGGCCTACCTCGGCCTCACGGCGGACGAGGCGGAATTCGCAGCCGGCACGGTGTCCACCGCTGACCGTCAGGAGGCGTGA
- a CDS encoding sensor histidine kinase, whose product MRHLLAPLARPVTYTRWLHLLAPAAVVSVWLFISMDMPWMPLLFAVPVGLVPAMRLAEGVQAQLLLTPDERGRPDASISAAVAATWADRWRTVLWLEVRLLLAVAAGPATIWLPATTVDLIRAGLGKAPSDEGLFAHSDPHGWHALLLAPLPLVLLIAVVVLTGELATAVARRLLGPSPMERMTALEELTEQLLERNRIARELHDSIGHALTVAVVQAGAARTAKDPEFTERALAAIEETGRDALEDLERVLRVLRESGTPVSRRPTLVEAGRLLDSARGSGAKVDAEVSGTLDRVPAAVSREGYRILQECLTNVLRHAGSVLVRVRITVVRDRLELEVANPLTGSDRLPGGGSGLRGIRERAALLGGRAEAGPLDGEWRVRVSLPLERIR is encoded by the coding sequence ATGCGCCACCTCCTCGCTCCGCTGGCCAGGCCGGTCACCTACACCCGCTGGCTGCATCTGCTCGCCCCGGCCGCCGTTGTCAGCGTGTGGCTGTTCATCTCGATGGACATGCCGTGGATGCCGCTGCTCTTCGCGGTGCCGGTGGGTCTTGTCCCCGCGATGCGCCTGGCGGAAGGGGTTCAGGCGCAGTTGCTCCTCACCCCTGACGAGCGTGGCCGCCCGGATGCCTCGATCTCCGCGGCCGTCGCCGCCACATGGGCGGACCGCTGGCGGACCGTTCTGTGGCTGGAGGTGCGGTTACTGCTGGCCGTCGCCGCAGGGCCGGCGACGATCTGGCTGCCCGCCACCACGGTCGATCTGATCCGGGCCGGCCTGGGCAAGGCCCCCAGCGACGAGGGGCTGTTCGCGCACAGCGATCCGCACGGATGGCATGCGCTGCTGTTGGCCCCCTTGCCCTTGGTACTGCTCATAGCCGTGGTCGTGCTCACGGGCGAGCTGGCCACGGCGGTCGCGCGGCGGCTGCTCGGACCGTCGCCGATGGAGCGGATGACCGCTCTGGAGGAGCTCACCGAGCAGTTGCTGGAGCGCAATCGCATCGCTCGCGAGCTGCATGACTCCATCGGCCACGCGTTGACGGTCGCCGTCGTGCAGGCCGGGGCGGCACGGACCGCGAAGGACCCTGAGTTCACCGAACGCGCGCTCGCCGCCATCGAGGAAACGGGGCGTGACGCGCTGGAGGATCTGGAACGGGTGCTTCGGGTTCTGCGGGAATCCGGTACGCCGGTGAGCAGGCGGCCGACTCTCGTCGAGGCCGGCCGGCTGCTCGACTCGGCGCGCGGCTCGGGGGCGAAGGTGGACGCGGAGGTGTCCGGAACCTTGGACCGGGTGCCGGCAGCGGTGTCGCGCGAGGGGTACCGCATTCTGCAGGAGTGCCTCACCAATGTGCTGCGTCACGCCGGATCAGTCCTCGTACGGGTGAGGATCACGGTTGTCCGGGACCGGCTGGAGTTGGAGGTGGCCAATCCGCTGACGGGGTCGGACAGGCTGCCCGGCGGCGGCAGCGGGCTGCGTGGCATACGTGAGCGGGCGGCGCTCCTGGGGGGAAGGGCCGAGGCGGGGCCCCTCGACGGCGAGTGGAGAGTGCGCGTGAGCCTCCCGCTGGAGCGCATACGCTGA
- a CDS encoding response regulator transcription factor: MPVTVLLVDDEPLVRAGLRAVLEAQPDIEVVGEAADGAAVIPLVRQLRPDVVAMDVRMPLMDGIEATRVVLRTVPDPPKVLVVTTFENDEYVYEALRAGADGFLLKRARPAEIVHAVRLVAEGESLLFPAAVRRLAAEYGTNRAREAMERAALTEREAEVLRLMARGLSNAEIAARLVVGVETVKTHVSAVLAKLGARDRTQAVIAAYESGFVAPR, translated from the coding sequence ATGCCGGTTACCGTTCTTCTGGTCGACGACGAACCCCTCGTGCGCGCCGGCCTGCGTGCCGTCCTTGAGGCCCAGCCCGACATCGAGGTGGTGGGCGAGGCTGCCGACGGTGCCGCGGTGATCCCGCTGGTGCGTCAGCTGCGGCCCGACGTGGTGGCGATGGATGTGCGGATGCCTCTGATGGACGGCATCGAGGCGACCCGGGTGGTGCTGCGCACGGTGCCGGATCCGCCGAAGGTCCTGGTGGTCACGACGTTCGAGAACGACGAGTACGTGTACGAGGCGCTGCGCGCGGGAGCCGATGGGTTCCTGCTCAAACGAGCCCGGCCCGCCGAGATCGTGCACGCGGTGCGCCTGGTCGCCGAGGGCGAGTCGCTGCTGTTCCCGGCGGCGGTCCGGCGGCTCGCGGCCGAGTACGGGACGAACCGGGCCAGGGAGGCCATGGAGCGTGCGGCGCTCACGGAGCGGGAGGCCGAGGTCCTCCGGTTGATGGCCCGGGGCCTGTCCAACGCGGAGATCGCGGCCAGACTGGTGGTCGGCGTCGAGACGGTGAAGACACATGTCAGCGCTGTACTGGCGAAGTTGGGGGCGAGGGACCGCACGCAGGCGGTCATCGCCGCGTACGAGTCCGGTTTCGTCGCTCCGCGGTGA
- a CDS encoding ROK family transcriptional regulator: MGRLTGGDPSLLRRINSAVVLHALRGAGTPTLTDLTRITGLSRPTVEGVVEGLFEAGLVVEALPDESEARRQGRPARRFRFRAEAGHLLGIEIGPHRVSSMLSGLDGRIIGAGSRVVSETASADDRLDQVRAVIADVLRRTGVARSSLRAVGVGSPGIVEADGTVRLGTALPDWTGLPLGERLRRSFRCPVLVENDANAAAVAEHWKGAATESDDIVFVLAGLSPGAGSLIGGRLHRGFGGAAGEIGALHLLGRDVTPEHLLSTTDTPLVPLDEHAVTAVFAQARQGDAGAQAAVERFIQRLVHDVAALVLALDPELVVVGGWAAGLDGVLDPLRNELARYCLRPPKVALSLLGEAAVATGALRLALDHVEEELFAVEGSVTARR, translated from the coding sequence GTGGGCCGGCTGACCGGTGGGGACCCTTCGCTGTTGCGGCGGATCAATTCCGCGGTGGTGCTGCATGCCCTGCGAGGGGCCGGCACTCCGACCCTGACGGATCTGACCCGGATCACCGGTCTGTCGAGGCCGACGGTCGAAGGCGTGGTCGAGGGGCTGTTCGAGGCGGGCCTGGTCGTCGAGGCGCTGCCCGACGAGAGCGAGGCACGGCGCCAGGGGCGGCCCGCGCGGCGGTTCCGCTTCCGTGCCGAGGCAGGCCATCTGCTGGGCATCGAGATCGGCCCGCACCGCGTCTCCTCGATGCTGTCGGGGCTGGACGGACGGATCATCGGCGCCGGATCGCGCGTGGTGTCCGAGACCGCGAGCGCGGACGACCGGCTCGATCAGGTCAGGGCCGTGATCGCCGACGTGCTGCGGCGCACCGGGGTGGCCAGGAGCAGCCTGCGTGCGGTGGGGGTGGGCAGCCCCGGCATCGTGGAGGCGGACGGGACCGTACGGCTGGGCACCGCGTTGCCGGACTGGACCGGCCTCCCGCTCGGCGAGCGCCTGCGGCGCTCCTTCCGCTGTCCGGTTCTCGTGGAGAACGACGCCAACGCCGCGGCGGTGGCCGAGCACTGGAAGGGTGCGGCGACCGAGTCCGACGACATCGTCTTCGTCCTGGCCGGGCTGAGCCCCGGGGCCGGATCGCTGATCGGCGGACGGCTGCACCGCGGTTTCGGGGGTGCGGCGGGTGAGATCGGCGCTCTGCATCTGCTCGGCAGGGATGTGACCCCGGAGCATCTGCTGTCGACGACCGACACACCGCTCGTTCCCCTGGACGAGCACGCCGTGACCGCCGTTTTCGCCCAGGCGCGGCAGGGAGACGCCGGGGCCCAGGCAGCGGTCGAGCGGTTCATTCAGCGGCTGGTGCACGATGTCGCGGCTCTGGTGCTGGCGCTCGATCCGGAGCTGGTGGTGGTCGGGGGCTGGGCGGCCGGTCTGGACGGTGTCCTGGACCCGCTCCGCAATGAGCTGGCGCGCTACTGCCTGCGCCCGCCGAAGGTGGCGCTGTCGCTCCTCGGTGAGGCCGCTGTCGCCACCGGGGCGCTGCGACTGGCCCTGGACCATGTCGAGGAGGAGCTGTTCGCGGTGGAGGGCAGCGTGACGGCCCGCCGCTGA
- a CDS encoding GntR family transcriptional regulator: MGTTQLESVQEPKYWHLKTVLSEALDSDFAVGAVLPNERDLAARFGVARATLRQALEQLELEGRLQRRRGVGTTVAPPRVGVAVSTAQHDWTGGVVGEAWQLLDCTTDTAPAAVAGMLDTSTGEPVHVVRRIRVTHGQPVAAELLYVPSSSVPDLSAIDTPSGPARARSVLRELHRLGLEGQDRSVELGSARADDAKELDRLPGAPVLVVTTRYFTAGGTAAVSVATYRADTCRLTFGDSGALEISHEGQERQAS; this comes from the coding sequence GTGGGGACCACGCAGCTGGAATCGGTACAGGAGCCGAAGTACTGGCACCTCAAGACCGTGCTCAGTGAGGCACTCGACTCGGACTTTGCGGTGGGAGCGGTCCTGCCCAACGAGCGCGACCTCGCGGCCCGGTTCGGTGTCGCACGGGCCACGCTCCGTCAGGCTCTGGAGCAGCTCGAACTCGAAGGCAGGCTGCAGCGCCGCCGTGGTGTGGGGACGACCGTCGCCCCGCCGCGCGTGGGCGTCGCGGTCTCCACCGCGCAGCACGACTGGACCGGCGGAGTGGTCGGCGAGGCATGGCAGCTCCTCGACTGCACCACCGACACGGCGCCGGCCGCGGTGGCGGGCATGCTCGACACGAGCACCGGGGAGCCCGTCCATGTGGTGCGCCGGATCCGTGTCACCCACGGCCAGCCGGTGGCCGCCGAACTGCTGTACGTCCCGTCGTCGTCGGTGCCGGACCTCTCCGCGATCGACACACCGTCCGGTCCCGCCCGCGCCCGGAGCGTGCTGCGCGAACTGCACCGGCTGGGCCTTGAGGGCCAGGACCGTTCCGTGGAGCTCGGATCGGCCCGTGCCGACGATGCCAAGGAGCTCGACCGCCTTCCCGGGGCGCCCGTTCTCGTGGTCACGACCCGCTACTTCACCGCCGGCGGTACAGCGGCCGTCTCCGTGGCCACCTACCGGGCCGACACCTGCCGGCTCACCTTCGGGGACTCCGGCGCGCTGGAGATCAGCCACGAGGGGCAGGAGCGTCAGGCCTCCTGA
- a CDS encoding RNA polymerase sigma-70 factor, producing the protein MTADTATDVFEEHRPVLTGVAYRMLGRVADAEDVVQEAWLRWSSVAHEEVREPRAFLVRITTRLAIDRLRHLRSRRENYVGPWLPEPVVTDFGPGVPDTAERAVLADSVSFAVLVVLESLSPLERAVFVLREAFGFPYAEIAGALDRTDAAVRQLAGRAKRHVEERKPRYDVDPAERRDLTERFLAAASGGDIGRLLALLAPDVRLVSDSGGKSKAPRRIIETADKVGRFLFAVAHEVGSDMEFRLAEFNGGPALVMFSGGKPDSFFQVDVRDGLIQCAYIVRNPDKLVGLALE; encoded by the coding sequence GTGACAGCCGACACCGCGACCGACGTCTTCGAGGAACACCGGCCCGTGCTCACCGGTGTCGCCTACCGCATGCTCGGCCGCGTCGCGGACGCCGAGGACGTGGTGCAGGAGGCCTGGCTGCGGTGGTCGTCGGTGGCCCACGAGGAGGTGCGGGAACCGAGGGCGTTCCTCGTACGGATCACCACTCGCCTGGCCATCGACCGGCTCCGGCATCTCCGGTCGCGCCGCGAGAACTACGTCGGGCCCTGGCTGCCCGAACCGGTGGTCACCGACTTCGGGCCCGGTGTCCCCGACACCGCGGAACGGGCCGTACTCGCCGACTCCGTGTCCTTCGCCGTGCTGGTCGTCCTCGAATCGCTCTCGCCGCTGGAGCGCGCGGTCTTCGTCCTGCGCGAGGCCTTCGGATTCCCGTACGCGGAGATCGCCGGTGCGCTCGACCGTACGGACGCCGCCGTGCGCCAGCTCGCGGGGCGCGCCAAGCGCCATGTGGAGGAGCGCAAGCCGCGCTACGACGTCGACCCGGCGGAGCGGCGGGATCTCACCGAGCGGTTCCTGGCGGCTGCGTCGGGCGGAGACATCGGGCGGCTCCTCGCGCTGCTGGCCCCCGATGTCCGGCTCGTCAGCGACAGCGGCGGCAAGTCGAAGGCCCCGAGGCGGATCATCGAGACGGCGGACAAGGTCGGACGGTTCCTCTTCGCGGTGGCGCACGAGGTGGGGTCCGACATGGAGTTCCGGCTCGCGGAGTTCAACGGCGGTCCGGCACTGGTGATGTTCTCCGGAGGAAAGCCCGACAGCTTCTTCCAGGTGGACGTCAGGGACGGACTCATTCAATGTGCCTATATTGTTCGAAATCCGGACAAGCTTGTCGGTCTGGCCCTGGAATAG
- a CDS encoding alpha/beta fold hydrolase: MAATVSFTIDSADGPRPVSLAYERSGSGEPLLLLHGIGHHRQAWDPVLRILAAERDVMTVDLPGFGASPALPDGVPYATDSVARVLGAFCAELGVGRPHVAGNSLGGLLALEMGRVGLARSVSALSPAGFWTEPERRYAFAALRAMRGGALALPVTTIERLSRSAAGRTALTSTIYSRPARRSPDAVLAETMALRGATGFHETLAVGRGAVFTHDVPGLPVTVAWGSRDRLLLRRQGVRAKHTIPGARLVRLPGCGHVPMHDDPALVARVILDTSR; encoded by the coding sequence ATGGCCGCCACGGTCTCCTTCACCATCGATTCGGCCGACGGCCCCCGCCCGGTTTCCCTCGCGTACGAACGGAGCGGCTCCGGAGAACCGTTGCTGCTGCTCCACGGCATCGGCCACCACCGCCAGGCCTGGGACCCGGTGCTGCGGATCCTGGCCGCCGAGCGGGACGTCATGACCGTGGACCTGCCGGGCTTCGGAGCTTCCCCGGCGTTGCCGGACGGCGTCCCGTACGCCACGGACTCGGTGGCCCGGGTCCTCGGGGCCTTCTGCGCGGAACTCGGGGTCGGCCGTCCGCATGTGGCCGGCAATTCCCTCGGGGGGCTGCTCGCCCTGGAGATGGGGCGCGTGGGGCTCGCCCGCTCGGTGTCCGCACTGTCCCCGGCCGGATTCTGGACGGAGCCGGAGCGGCGCTACGCGTTCGCGGCCCTCCGCGCGATGCGCGGGGGTGCGCTGGCGCTGCCGGTGACGACGATCGAGCGGCTCTCGCGCAGCGCGGCCGGGCGTACCGCCCTCACCAGCACCATCTACTCCCGGCCCGCCCGGCGCTCACCCGACGCGGTCCTCGCGGAGACCATGGCCCTGCGCGGGGCGACCGGATTCCACGAGACGCTGGCCGTCGGCCGGGGCGCCGTCTTCACCCACGACGTACCGGGGCTTCCCGTCACCGTCGCGTGGGGCAGCCGCGACCGGCTGCTGCTGCGCCGCCAGGGAGTCCGGGCGAAGCACACGATCCCCGGCGCCCGTCTCGTGCGCCTGCCCGGCTGCGGTCATGTCCCGATGCACGACGACCCCGCCCTGGTGGCGCGCGTCATCCTCGACACGAGCCGCTGA